A segment of the Candidatus Doudnabacteria bacterium genome:
AGGTCAAAGGCGATTTTTTGGTCATTGCTCGGCACGTTGATCATCGTCGGCGTTATTTTATTTAGATCATAAAAACCGTTGTCAGCATCCGGCACTGAAACTTTTTGCAGTGTCAATTGAGAATCGTCAATCAATGTTGCATCACCGGGATGCAATACAGTTAAAATGAACGGCAAGAAATAAATCCCTGCGCCGATCACTATTATCAGAATAACCAAAATCATTAGGATTTTTTTCCATAGTTTCATTTTGTGCTTCGGCGGAGGCTGAAGGGGAACAGAGGCAACTGTCGGGGATTCGGCTAATTGGTTTTGATTGTCATTTTCCATATTTTTGTTTCGTTTACATCAATTATGATTATTTGCTTAATTATAGCTCTTGATTGGTCATTAAACAAGTAATTGCGTGCATTTTTCCGTTTTTTGACGAATGTGCTATAATGTTGGCAATCATTATAACCACTAGAGATAAAAATATGAGCGAAAAAAAGACCAAGATCTTAATTGTTGAGGACGAGGAAATTCTGCTGACTGCGCTTTCTGAGGAATTGACTCAGGAGGGATTTGCGGTTGCGGGAGCCAAAGACGGGGTGGAAGGTGTGGAAAAGGCCGTATCCGAAAAGCCTGATTTGATCCTTTTGGATCTGGTCATGCCGCGTCTGGACGGGATCGGAGCATTAAAAAAAATGAAAGAGAACCCGGTAATCAAGGAAATTCCTGTGGTGATCCTGACCAATTTGTCGGATTACGACAAGGTTTCAGATGCCCTGTCTTTAGGCGCCATGGATTATTTGGTAAAGGCCAATTACCGTTTGGATGAATTGGTGAACAAAATTAAAACAGTGCTTGAGCGAAAGCAATCCGGTGTGCTTACAGCGCCGGTTCAGCCGCCCCCGGCTCCGCCGCCAACCGCCTAAGTTTTTGCGAAGCCTGTTTTATTCCGTTTGGTTCAGTTTTTTAAGTTAGGTTTTTCAAACTTGGCGGCAAAAGCCGGAATACTTAAAAACAATGGCGAATGCGCATCTCTGAATCAATTCAATTTTTTTCTTGTCGACAATCTATAGTGTGATTGTCTTTGTTTTTATCAGGGAAATTAAAGCTTGACGAAATGATAGCCACAAAATAATGCCAGAATCAAAAAAACCCCGAAAAAAACATCACAAGGATATCCAGTCAGATTTTATTAATCTGACCTCGCACCAGCTGCGCACTCCGCTTTCCGGAAGCAAGTGGCTTTTGGAGCTTTTGCAGAAACCGGGCACCGGGAGCCTGAATAAAAAGCAGAGGGATTTTTTGGAAAAGATCAATATCGAAAATGAACGCATGATCGCTTTGGTCAATGACCTGCTGGAAGTCACTCGCATTGAGGCCGGACAAACCAAGCTTTACCTGCAGCCCACGGACTTGACCACGGTCATCCGAGGATTGATCAAAGAAAAAGGAAAAGAAGTCAAGAAAAAAAGGCTGCAGATCGTTTTTACCATGCAGCAAAAGCCTTTCCCTCTAGTGCGCACCGAAATGAATAAGATCAGGCATGCCATGTCGAATCTGCTTTCCAATGCCATTGCATATACGCATGAAGGCGGAAAGATCACAATCGACCTGCAGGTACAAGACGGCATGTTGCTGGGAACGATAAGCGATACCGGAGTTGGTATTCCCAAAGATATGCAGGACGAAATATTTACCAAGTTTTTTCGTGGCGCGAACGTCACCAGCCTGGAAACAACCGGTACGGGTTTGGGGTTGTATATTTCCCGGGCTTTTATTGAAGCCTCCGGAGGCAAACTCTGGTTTAAATCAAATGAGGGCCAGGGCACCACGTTTTATTTCACGTTGCCGATAGTAAGATAGGCCGGCTTGATTTATCTGCTGATTTTTGCTATAGTATGCAGGCAAGTTTTAAATTTTGCCCAGGTAGCTCAGCTGGTAGAGCAACTCCATGGTAAGGAGTAGGTCCGCGGTTCAATTCCGCGCCTGGGCTCCAGGAACGCCAATCGTTTCCAGAATTTTAGATTAGAAAGGAAATCATGTCACAAGATAACCTGATCAGTATGGAATGCTCAATTTGCCACCGTGTAAATTATCATTCCAGAAAAAATAAAAAGCTCACTCCCAGCCGTTTGGCTTTGGAGAAATTTTGCCGGTGGTGCCATAAGCATACCGAGCATAAAGAGACAAAATAACAGGGCGATTTTTGTTGGGGGCATAGTGTAACGGTAGCACAACGCTCTCCAAAAGCGTTTGTTGAGGTTCAAATCCTCATGCCCCTGCCAAAAGTCGCTCTGGCTGAAACAAACAATCGTTAGCAATCGTCTTATTAATTGGCGGCTTTTATGTCGCGATTGATACTTTAATATGCTTAAAACCCAGAATTTTCGAACTAAAGATACATTCCGTATTTTTTGGCGGCATGCCAGGGCATATCCCTGGCTGATTTTGGTATTGTCCGCATCATTGCTCGGCGCCACAATTGCCGAAGTGTTCGGGCCTTTCTTCTACAAACAGCTTTTCGACCTTTTGTCGGCTTCGGGATCTCTGCCCGCGCTTTTGGCTGTTGTTCTGAAGATATTAGCGGCTGCCTCCCTTGCCTGGTTCTTTTGGAGGATCGCGACTTTCGCAAACAATATGTTCCAGCCGGCCGTGATGCGGGATTTGGTCAACACATGTTTCAACTATCTTCACGACCATTCTTTTAATTTTTTCACCAATAATTTTGCTGGTAGCCTGGTAAAAAAGATCGGCCGGTATGAAAGGGCATTCGAGGATATAACCGATCAGATCTACTGGAGCCTTGCGCCGACAACGCTGAAAATTTCCATCATTGTCGGTATTTTGTATTTTGTACGGCCGGTATTTGCTTTGGCGGTTCTCGTCTGGTCGGCAGTTTATATTATTTTCAGCATCTGGTTTGCTTTTTACAAGCTTAAGTATGATGTAGAAAATGCGGAACTGGACACGGAGGTCGGGGGCAGACTGGCGGATACGATAACCAACAACGTTAACGTTAAATTGTTCGGCGGATTTAATCGGGAATCGAAATCTTTTGAACAATTAACCCAAAGACAATACAAAATCCGAAAATGGACT
Coding sequences within it:
- a CDS encoding response regulator, which produces MSEKKTKILIVEDEEILLTALSEELTQEGFAVAGAKDGVEGVEKAVSEKPDLILLDLVMPRLDGIGALKKMKENPVIKEIPVVILTNLSDYDKVSDALSLGAMDYLVKANYRLDELVNKIKTVLERKQSGVLTAPVQPPPAPPPTA
- the rpmG gene encoding 50S ribosomal protein L33, which gives rise to MSQDNLISMECSICHRVNYHSRKNKKLTPSRLALEKFCRWCHKHTEHKETK
- a CDS encoding HAMP domain-containing sensor histidine kinase → MPESKKPRKKHHKDIQSDFINLTSHQLRTPLSGSKWLLELLQKPGTGSLNKKQRDFLEKINIENERMIALVNDLLEVTRIEAGQTKLYLQPTDLTTVIRGLIKEKGKEVKKKRLQIVFTMQQKPFPLVRTEMNKIRHAMSNLLSNAIAYTHEGGKITIDLQVQDGMLLGTISDTGVGIPKDMQDEIFTKFFRGANVTSLETTGTGLGLYISRAFIEASGGKLWFKSNEGQGTTFYFTLPIVR